TCATTGGCGACAAATACCGGTGTGCCGCAAACGACTGACTCAATAACCGTTTTGTCTAGGCCACCAGTCGGGCACAGATTAACCGTTACATTCGCGCGCTTCATATACCCTGCCACTTCTGTATATGGCACATTGCCTTTAAACTCAACCTGTTGCTCAAGGCCGAGCTCTTTGGTTTGTTTCTTTAAACTCGCTAAATAGTCTTGATCTGCCACGGTGGCTGGGCCACCGACAAGCACAATCTTAAGTGGCTTAGAAAGTTTCTGCTTAAGCAACTTTCCCGCCTCGATTAATACGTCAAGATTTTTTATCTTTGTGATACGGCCGACGTGCAATATCATGAAAAAATTTTCATCCGGCTTCCCTGTAACCGCATCGAGTAAAGGCACATCAATGCCGTGTCCCAGGACTTTTACTTTCTTACTCTTGAGGTTGAAACTTTCGGGCGCTGAAGTGAAAATAATGTTTGTTAGTTTCTCTGCTATCCGCAATTTTAGATCGACGTTTTTATGCGTGTACCAAAGGCTCACTTTCTTACCCATGAGTCGCCAGAAGAATCCGCCGAGCACCACATATTCAGGATTCATATGCACAAATACCGCATCGTAGTTTTTCCGTTCGCGAAAAATGTATCGATAGAAATTTACCAGTTCAGTAAAGCGTGAAGCGCCATGTTCTTTCCCGAGCGAATATATATGAACGTTATTTGTCAAGTTATACGTGCCTGTACCGAGCGCGATAACAGTCACCTGTTCGCATTGCGCTGAAAACTCGCGTAGCCAACGGATGAAAAACCCTAGCGTATTGTTCGGATCGCCTTCATCGACTTTTTGTGTGCAAATGAGAATTTTCATGACAAATTGCCTACTCGCCATATACCGCTTTAATTTTATCCAAATCTTTTTGTGAACCGCGAAGCAGTGAAATATTTTTATCTCGTATTGCCTCGAATACTTTTTTTCCAATATTATCATTCAGGCTTTTTGAATATGATTCTATAAAGGCCTCGAAGTCTTTGACGAAGCAGTCGCCGCCGGCACCTCGCCCGCTCTTGTGAACTGGGTTAAGGTACTTATCGCACATATACGGGTCGGCAGAAATTGCGCTCTTTATACGTTCCCAGTCTGCCTTGTGCGCCGTACCAAGGTCGAAAAGCGTATTGGCGAATACGACCTGCATCACGCCGTGAATATTGTGTGCATATTTTATAATTTCCGCTTCTTCAGCTGTGCAAATGAGCTCATACGCCGCCTTTGGCAATATATTCAGAATTTCGTTCGCAATCTTCTTGTGCTTGTCGTCCCAGACTGGCACACCGATAATATTTCTGTCTGGATGTGATGCGTTCTGTGCTGCAGTCTTCTCGACGAGAAATTCCGGTGAATGAAAGACGGTACAATGCGTGAATTCTTTCGCAAGTTTTTTCGTACTGCCTGGGATTATCGTTGACTTAATTATCGCAACCTTGCCTTTGCCTACGAGTGGTAAGACCGCATGCAGATAGCTCATATCAAAACCGGTCTGTTTCGTTGGTGTCGGCACCGCAATAAATACGAATTCGCAATCTTTTATTTTCTTTTTATTTTCTATATATTCCGGCTCAAGCGAATAACGAACAACGGCAAATCCACGATTTTCGAAATCATCTGCATAGTTCTTGCCAATCCACCCCTGGCCAATAAAGCCTATTTTGTGCATATTTTCGGTTGAATTTCTATTTCTCTTTTAGGCTCATCTGTGGTAGCATAGCATACATCTTTGCATGAAAATAGTAAAAACTGAAACACTTATCATTGGTGCCGGACCTGCGGGGCTCGCGACCGCCATGGAACTCTCAAAGGCAGGCAAAGAATTTATTCTTATCGAACGGCAAGCTTCTGTCGGCGGACTTTCCAAGACATATACATTCACCGAAAGTGATGGTCTGACGTTTTATACCGATAATGGACCTCATCGCTTTTTTTCGAAAAACCCACATTTATACAAGTTTATTGAAGACATTTTGCATGAAAAATGGATTAAGGTGAGGCGCCAGACGAGGCAGTTCATTGACGGAAAGTTTTACGATTATCCCGTGAATGCTCCGCAAGCTTTACGCAACCTTGGTACATCAAAAGCAATCCGCATGGGTATCGACTATGCAATCGCGAAGCTACACTATGGATTGTTCAGAAAAAAAATAGCAAGTTTTGAAGATTATGTCGTCGCGAACTTTGGACGATCGCTTGGAGAGTTTAGTATGATCAATTACACAGAAAAGATCTGGGGAATTTCAGCAAAGGACATCCACCCGGATTGGGCGGCACAACGCATAAAAGGACTAAGCTTTATTTCATTATTGAAAGAAGCTGGAGCAAAACTTTTTGTGGCGGGTGGGGGCCGAAAGAAACCGAAATCTTTGATAGACACGTTTTACTATCCTGCGCAAGGAACGGGTCTCATTTATGAAACGATCAAAACGCGTCTTCTTGAAAAAGGATACCGCGTGTTACTTAACACTGCGCCAAAAACATTCCAGCACGCAAACGGAACTATATACTCGGTCGTCGTAGATTCTCCGGAAGGCGAGCTACTTTTTGAATGCAAACAGGTAGTAGAGTCGATTCCGATGACTGAATTCGTAAAAATGCTCCGGCCGCTGCCACCCAAACCCATACTTGAGTCATTAGCAAAACTACGCCACCGCAGCCAGGTGTATCTTTTCGTCACACTGAATAAGGAGTCCGTCACCCCCGATCAGTGGATTTACTTTCCTTCAAAGCACGTACCCATAGGACGGGTTAGTGAAATGAAAAATTTCAGTAGCCACATGAGTCCTCCGGGAAAGACCTCACTTTTCATTGAGTATTTCTGTTTTGAGGGAGACGAAGTGTGGAACATGAACGCGGAGCAGCTTTTTGCGTACACCTTGCCATATATTCTCGAGGCTGGTCTATTTACAGCAGCTGAAGTACGAAACTATTACATGATCAAACAAAAGAATGTGTATCCGATTTATGATCTACACTACAAGGAATATTTATCAGTAGTCAAGAACTATTTGGACACATTTACAAACCTGTTTTACATTGGGCGCCCGGGAAGATTCCGCTATAACAACCAGGATCATTCGCTCGAGATGGGAATGTTAGCCGCGAAGAGCATTATCGACGGCACACACTACGATATCGAATCCGTGGGCGAGGAAAAAGAATATTTTGAAAAGGGCACGGTACCCTCGGGTACAACAGGCGCATAACGGCTATCTTTTTTACATCGATTGCCGGTCATGACTGTCTGGTGTCGACGGGTCTAGTTTTGGGCGTCTTTTTCATATACTCACAAAAGTATACGAAGAGTATGACAATAAATGGTAGCGCAGGCAATCGATATTTCGGATTACTGCTCGGTCCGGGAGTAATGGTAAAATACAGCACGCAAAACGCAAAGAGCAGTAATGTGTAATAGAGGTCTTTATTTTTCCGCACCTTCCACAACAATGACCCGATGGCCAGGTACACGAATACAAAAACGAACTGGGTCGCATACTTCAAAAATTCACTCCACGGATCTTTGGTCTCGGGATTGTAGGGAAAAGGGATGATCTTTGCGTGGTCAAGGTAATATATTGCGGACAGGTCATTTGCTACCAGGTTGCGTATGAAACCGACGAAATGCTCGCCGGCATACCCGATGGGGTTGTGGCTTATTCGTTGTAGGACCACGTGCATATATTGTGATGAATACGATAGATTTCTTTCAGGCTCTCTGACTTGTGACGGGGCTATCGGTTGTGATTCATCGGCGAATATAAAATCGTGAGTGTGGTACGCGTAAAAATTATACGCGGTGATTGAGGATAATTCGGCGACTCCAAAAACAATTTTATTTCTAATGACCCACGGCACGAGCACAAGGGACGACAACGCAATAAACAACAACGCATGTCTGACGGCAGTTGCGATTTTCAGTTTGCGATAACACATGCACCCAATCCATAGTGCAAGAAGCGGGATGAGATACGTGCCGACCGGCTTAGCCAAGATACTTAAACCGAGCGCAACAGCCGAGAGAACGAGGTCTGTCGTTTTTTCGGTACGACTGAATCGTACGAGTCTGTATATCACATAGACAAACAGAAAGACGAAGAGCGCATCTGGTTCGAGTAGATTAGTTTGATATGCCAAAAGCGGCCAAATAACGATCAGCAGACCAGCAATAAAACTCGCATTTTTCGAGAGAAATAATTGAGCAAGTCGATAGACGTAGATACCGATTCCCGAAAGGAACACGTCTAAAACTAAAACGGCTATCCAGATTCCGGATATTCCAAAAAAGTAAACAGCGGGGGCAAGAAGAAGCGGAAATAAGGGCGTGCGGAAACTATCCGGCTGGAACGGCGGATCAGGAAATCGAGAGTAGACGCCGTGGTGTACCAAATTTCGCGCATCGAGAAGGTAATTTTGGAGATCATTACCGGTTATGGAGATACCATTGTTCGCAGCATAGAAAGCGCCGGCGCCATAAAAAAAAAGGAGGAGAAAAAATGCCGACAAGCGGGCGAGCAGACCAAGCCCAAACAATAGTCGTTCATTATAGCTATCTTGTGCAGCTTCAGGCTTCATCGCTTCCTTTAAAACCTAGGAATGTTATACGGCCATTTTTTTTGCTCCTCTTCATGATACTCTGCGTCCGAGTTTACATTAAACACGTCGTACTTGCGTTCGCCGGCCATAATATTCTTGACCGCAAGAAATGCCGTCACCATAGAGTGGTCGCTGTTATTGTACTTATGAATGCCTCCTCGGCCAATCGGGTGCAAGTTGCTTATGCTGTCTACCTCTGCACGAATACGCGATATCTTTTCTTGATATTCGAGGTCGTAGACAGGGTACACGTTCTTCATGCGTATAACCGAGGCATCAAGAATTTTATCCCGCGTGACAAAACCTAACCTTAAAAAGTCACTGATACCCTGTTTTTTCAACTCCTCATCAGTCATGCCCCAGAGCAGATCGCTGGTAATCGCGTTACATGTATACTCAAGTCCAATAACCGTTTTACTGCTGTCGGGGACCATGAATGGACTCCAATTTTTATAGTTTTGAAAGCGTATAGGCTTCATACCCTCGTCATGCGTATAGATCCAGTTGTCAGGACAAATATTTGGCTCATTTACGATGATGCCAACAGTGATGAAATCGCGCATTTTTAGCTTTTGCGCAGCTTCCAAAACTCCGTTTGACAGCGGTGGTGCGATTTGAATGGCGAGCTCTCTAAACGGCATCGTCGATACAAATTGATCGCCTCGTATCTGCTCCTTGACTCCGTTCCGCAGAACTTCTACATATTCAACGCGACCGTGCACAATATGAATATCTGTCACCTTATTGCCCAACTGTATTGTACCTCCTTTTTCTCGTATCACCTTCGCCACCTTCTCCCACATTTGGCCGGGACCTAATTTTGGATAGTTAAAGGTATCAATAAAGCTTTTGACACCACTTCCGCTACTGAACTTTTTCTTGAGCGGATCAATCAGCGTGTTCCATACCGACACCCCTTTTATGCGCTGTGTCGCAAAATCGGTGGCAAGCTGGTCGCACGGTATTCCCCATAACTTTTCGTTATAGTCGATGAAAAAAGGTTTTGCCAAAAAGTCGCCGAAGTTATTTTGGAACCATGCCTTCATGTTGGTCACCGGTTTGATAGGGAAAAATCTGCGGTACGTATATGACCCGACAAATCGAAGAGCAAACACCGGCCCAAACTTCCACGATATCTCAAAAGGTTTAATGGGATATGAAAAAAATTTCTTTTTATAAAACCAGCGGGAACTCCGCGGCCGTTGCAAGAAGTCGTTTCCCAAAATAGCATGCCACCATTGCATTACTTCTTGATTTTTCGAAAAAAATCGGTGCCCGCCTATATCGAAGCGATACCCTTTGTAATTCACTGTTCGAGAGATTCCTCCTACGTAAGTAGGATCTTCTTCGAGAATCAACACCTCTTGTCCGTGACGAAGAAGTTCGAGCCCCGCAGTCAAACCTGCCGGGCCGGCACCGATAATTATTACTTTCTGTTTTTTTTCAATCATTGTGACAATAATGCACGATACTGCTCTAAATATTCTGTCGTAGAAATCATCGAGGGAAGTTTCGGTACGGCAGGATTGTGAAGCAACTGTAGGATACCGGACGCAACCGTCTTTGTATCCCATCCTACTACAACTGCGCTGACTTCGCGAGCGACTCCAACATCAGTTGAGATTATGGGCGTACCGCAGGCGGCCGCTTCTACTAGCGTCATGCCGTATCCTTCATACCAAGACGTGTTCAGGAAAATATCGGCTGTTTTGTAGTAGCTGGCCAAGTCGTTGGTCCAGGGCTCGAATAGAACAGTAGTGAGTAGTGAGCAGTGAGCAGTGAGCATTTTTAAGTTTTCAAACTCGGGGCCGGAGCCGACGATAATCAAACCGACTTTGGGATTTTGCTTGCTCACTTCTTTCATTGATTCTATGGCGAGGCTGATGTTTTTCTCCTTGGTCAAGCGCGAGGCCATCAGGATTATTTTCTCGAACTGCGGATATTTTTTATGCAAATCTGCATTTATTGGCGCGTTTTTTAACTTGTCTGTGTCGACATATATCGGGAGAACGTGAATTGGCGGCAGTGAGCAGTGAGTAGTGAGCAGTGAGGTTTCTATTCTTTCCGATACAACGCGTATTGAGTCGGCTTTGGGCAGCAAAAATTTGGCTATTTTTACTCGTATCCAGTTTAAAAAAGAATTTTTTGTAAAATAAGGTGAGAGAAAGTCAGTGTGAATTTGCAAGTTCAATTTCACGCCGAGTTTTTTTGCTATGCGCCAACCGATGAAACCGATTTCGAATGGGTCCTGGGCGGTGATTACGTCTGGTTTTA
Above is a window of Candidatus Paceibacterota bacterium DNA encoding:
- a CDS encoding glycosyltransferase, coding for MRVLMLSTDRKILEEGSDARRRMLEYASVFGQLDILLVVKRFKVAMPAGRQESLKLKVNEKLTIHTISFLRAFIWTPEIKPDVITAQDPFEIGFIGWRIAKKLGVKLNLQIHTDFLSPYFTKNSFLNWIRVKIAKFLLPKADSIRVVSERIETSLLTTHCSLPPIHVLPIYVDTDKLKNAPINADLHKKYPQFEKIILMASRLTKEKNISLAIESMKEVSKQNPKVGLIIVGSGPEFENLKMLTAHCSLLTTVLFEPWTNDLASYYKTADIFLNTSWYEGYGMTLVEAAACGTPIISTDVGVAREVSAVVVGWDTKTVASGILQLLHNPAVPKLPSMISTTEYLEQYRALLSQ
- a CDS encoding glycosyltransferase — encoded protein: MASRQFVMKILICTQKVDEGDPNNTLGFFIRWLREFSAQCEQVTVIALGTGTYNLTNNVHIYSLGKEHGASRFTELVNFYRYIFRERKNYDAVFVHMNPEYVVLGGFFWRLMGKKVSLWYTHKNVDLKLRIAEKLTNIIFTSAPESFNLKSKKVKVLGHGIDVPLLDAVTGKPDENFFMILHVGRITKIKNLDVLIEAGKLLKQKLSKPLKIVLVGGPATVADQDYLASLKKQTKELGLEQQVEFKGNVPYTEVAGYMKRANVTVNLCPTGGLDKTVIESVVCGTPVFVANEAFGVYFGNYTEEFMIKYRDPEDLAEKILKYVGSGNGTAIQELQKDWSEKFGLQKLITKITKYLK
- a CDS encoding FAD-dependent oxidoreductase, with product MKIVKTETLIIGAGPAGLATAMELSKAGKEFILIERQASVGGLSKTYTFTESDGLTFYTDNGPHRFFSKNPHLYKFIEDILHEKWIKVRRQTRQFIDGKFYDYPVNAPQALRNLGTSKAIRMGIDYAIAKLHYGLFRKKIASFEDYVVANFGRSLGEFSMINYTEKIWGISAKDIHPDWAAQRIKGLSFISLLKEAGAKLFVAGGGRKKPKSLIDTFYYPAQGTGLIYETIKTRLLEKGYRVLLNTAPKTFQHANGTIYSVVVDSPEGELLFECKQVVESIPMTEFVKMLRPLPPKPILESLAKLRHRSQVYLFVTLNKESVTPDQWIYFPSKHVPIGRVSEMKNFSSHMSPPGKTSLFIEYFCFEGDEVWNMNAEQLFAYTLPYILEAGLFTAAEVRNYYMIKQKNVYPIYDLHYKEYLSVVKNYLDTFTNLFYIGRPGRFRYNNQDHSLEMGMLAAKSIIDGTHYDIESVGEEKEYFEKGTVPSGTTGA
- a CDS encoding NAD(P)/FAD-dependent oxidoreductase, with the translated sequence MIEKKQKVIIIGAGPAGLTAGLELLRHGQEVLILEEDPTYVGGISRTVNYKGYRFDIGGHRFFSKNQEVMQWWHAILGNDFLQRPRSSRWFYKKKFFSYPIKPFEISWKFGPVFALRFVGSYTYRRFFPIKPVTNMKAWFQNNFGDFLAKPFFIDYNEKLWGIPCDQLATDFATQRIKGVSVWNTLIDPLKKKFSSGSGVKSFIDTFNYPKLGPGQMWEKVAKVIREKGGTIQLGNKVTDIHIVHGRVEYVEVLRNGVKEQIRGDQFVSTMPFRELAIQIAPPLSNGVLEAAQKLKMRDFITVGIIVNEPNICPDNWIYTHDEGMKPIRFQNYKNWSPFMVPDSSKTVIGLEYTCNAITSDLLWGMTDEELKKQGISDFLRLGFVTRDKILDASVIRMKNVYPVYDLEYQEKISRIRAEVDSISNLHPIGRGGIHKYNNSDHSMVTAFLAVKNIMAGERKYDVFNVNSDAEYHEEEQKKWPYNIPRF
- a CDS encoding NAD(P)-binding domain-containing protein, which translates into the protein MHKIGFIGQGWIGKNYADDFENRGFAVVRYSLEPEYIENKKKIKDCEFVFIAVPTPTKQTGFDMSYLHAVLPLVGKGKVAIIKSTIIPGSTKKLAKEFTHCTVFHSPEFLVEKTAAQNASHPDRNIIGVPVWDDKHKKIANEILNILPKAAYELICTAEEAEIIKYAHNIHGVMQVVFANTLFDLGTAHKADWERIKSAISADPYMCDKYLNPVHKSGRGAGGDCFVKDFEAFIESYSKSLNDNIGKKVFEAIRDKNISLLRGSQKDLDKIKAVYGE
- a CDS encoding glycosyltransferase family 39 protein, whose translation is MKPEAAQDSYNERLLFGLGLLARLSAFFLLLFFYGAGAFYAANNGISITGNDLQNYLLDARNLVHHGVYSRFPDPPFQPDSFRTPLFPLLLAPAVYFFGISGIWIAVLVLDVFLSGIGIYVYRLAQLFLSKNASFIAGLLIVIWPLLAYQTNLLEPDALFVFLFVYVIYRLVRFSRTEKTTDLVLSAVALGLSILAKPVGTYLIPLLALWIGCMCYRKLKIATAVRHALLFIALSSLVLVPWVIRNKIVFGVAELSSITAYNFYAYHTHDFIFADESQPIAPSQVREPERNLSYSSQYMHVVLQRISHNPIGYAGEHFVGFIRNLVANDLSAIYYLDHAKIIPFPYNPETKDPWSEFLKYATQFVFVFVYLAIGSLLWKVRKNKDLYYTLLLFAFCVLYFTITPGPSSNPKYRLPALPFIVILFVYFCEYMKKTPKTRPVDTRQS